One window of Vicinamibacterales bacterium genomic DNA carries:
- the proS gene encoding proline--tRNA ligase: protein MADKAEQRQGDGKGGVTEITPQSKNFSEWYLDVVRRAELADYTEVKGCMAIRPYGYAIWELIQQAFDKRFKATGHVNAYFPLFIPASLLMKEKEHVEGFAPQVAWVTKGGDEELAEPLVVRPTSEAIVGTLYAKWIKSWRDLPMLINQWANVVRWEKVTRPFLRTTEFLWQEGHTAHETAEEAQEETLKILALYKECAETELAMPVMDGQKSESEKFAGASRTYSIEALMGDGRALQAGTSHNLGQNFAKAFGIQFQGRDKSLQHAWTTSWGVSTRLIGGVIMTHGDDNGLILPPRIAPYQVVIVPIPRGNWQETVLPKARELKSAFEAVGIRVFLDDRDSQTPGWKFAEWELRGVPLRIEIGPKDLEKSAVMVARRDTRTKESIPMDGLAPVLAAKLEEIQKALLARARTFRDEHTTRVSSYGEFKSVMEGRPGFVIAGWCGSAECEAQIKTDTQATLRNIPFAGAHVTGTCVKCGNPSPAEAWFAKSY from the coding sequence ATGGCAGACAAAGCGGAGCAGCGGCAGGGAGACGGTAAGGGCGGGGTCACGGAAATCACCCCGCAGTCGAAGAACTTCTCCGAGTGGTACCTCGACGTCGTCCGGCGCGCGGAACTCGCCGACTACACCGAGGTCAAGGGCTGCATGGCGATCCGTCCGTACGGGTACGCGATCTGGGAGCTGATCCAGCAGGCGTTCGACAAGCGTTTCAAGGCCACCGGGCATGTGAATGCGTACTTCCCGCTGTTCATTCCCGCGAGCCTGCTGATGAAGGAAAAGGAGCACGTCGAGGGCTTCGCGCCGCAGGTGGCGTGGGTGACCAAGGGGGGAGACGAGGAGCTGGCCGAGCCGCTTGTCGTTCGTCCGACCTCGGAAGCGATCGTCGGGACGCTCTACGCCAAGTGGATCAAGTCGTGGCGCGACCTGCCCATGCTCATCAACCAGTGGGCGAACGTCGTCCGATGGGAAAAGGTGACGCGCCCGTTCCTCCGGACGACTGAGTTCTTGTGGCAGGAGGGCCATACGGCGCACGAGACCGCCGAGGAGGCGCAAGAGGAGACGCTGAAGATCCTCGCGCTCTACAAGGAGTGCGCCGAGACCGAGCTCGCGATGCCGGTCATGGACGGTCAGAAGAGCGAGAGCGAGAAGTTCGCCGGCGCGTCGCGCACGTATTCGATCGAGGCGCTGATGGGCGACGGCCGCGCGCTGCAGGCCGGAACGTCGCACAATCTCGGGCAGAATTTCGCGAAGGCGTTCGGAATCCAGTTCCAGGGACGCGACAAGTCGCTGCAGCATGCCTGGACGACGTCATGGGGCGTCTCGACCCGGCTGATCGGCGGCGTGATCATGACGCACGGCGACGACAACGGCCTGATCCTGCCGCCGCGCATTGCCCCCTACCAGGTGGTGATCGTACCGATTCCGCGCGGCAACTGGCAGGAGACCGTGCTGCCGAAGGCCCGGGAGCTGAAGTCGGCGTTCGAGGCTGTCGGCATTCGCGTCTTCCTCGACGACCGCGATTCGCAGACGCCCGGCTGGAAGTTCGCCGAGTGGGAGCTGCGTGGCGTGCCCCTTCGGATCGAAATCGGCCCGAAGGACCTCGAGAAATCCGCCGTGATGGTGGCGCGCCGCGATACGCGGACGAAGGAGTCGATACCGATGGACGGGCTCGCGCCGGTGCTTGCCGCGAAGCTCGAGGAGATCCAGAAGGCACTCCTCGCGCGCGCCCGGACATTCCGCGACGAGCACACCACCCGCGTGTCGTCGTATGGCGAGTTCAAGAGCGTGATGGAAGGGCGTCCGGGGTTCGTGATCGCCGGCTGGTGCGGCAGCGCCGAGTGCGAGGCGCAGATCAAGACCGACACGCAGGCGACACTGCGCAACATCCCGTTCGCTGGCGCGCACGTGACCGGCACCTGTGTGAAGTGCGGGAACCCGTCACCGGCCGAAGCCTGGTTCGCAAAGTCGTACTGA